The sequence below is a genomic window from Saccopteryx leptura isolate mSacLep1 chromosome 10, mSacLep1_pri_phased_curated, whole genome shotgun sequence.
gaatggctctggttgcagtagagcgatgccccaaatgggtagagcatcgccccctggtgggcatgccaggtggatccccgatcgggcgcatgcgggagtctgtctgcctccccatttccaacttcagaaaaagacaaaaaaaaaaaaaaaaaaaatgaagactcaGAACAGAAGTCTAGGTAACTCCACCTTAACCCTACTGAGTAGGGTTtaatgagaacttttttttttttttttttacagagacagagagtcagagagagggatagatagggacagtcaggaacaaagagagatgagaagcatcaatcatcagtttttcgttgcgacacttcagttgttcattgattgctttctcatatgtgccttgaccacgggccttcagcagactgagtaaccccttgcttgagccagcaaccttgggtccaagctggtgagcttttgctcaaaccagaggagcctgcactcaagctggtgaccttggggtctcgaacctgggtcttccccatcccagtccacactccatccactgtgccaccattttttttttttaagaggagagacacacagaaagagggaaacaaccaattttgttccacttattcatgctgccAGTGGTCAATTCTtccatgtaccctgaccgggaatggaacctgtAACCTCTGCATATCTGGATaacgctctaccaactgagcaacctggccagggctgataaagAGTTTTAATACTAACTACAGGTGCTAGGATTTTTATGCATGTTTCAGATCATACCCTTTGAAGTGGACGTGCCCAACTTGTACAACTAAATCGAAGGCACACAGCTGTGGCGAGGTGGGGAGGTAGCAGAGGAAATCGAGGGGACAGGACTGGAACCTGCACTCCTGAAAGCCAAGTTCTGGACCTGGCGTTCCaaagagatggtgatggagagtcCAGCCCAGACGCCCCCGCCCCCGAGCACGGGGTCTCGAGGCCCCCTCTCCCTGAGCGGCTGGgtctccccgccctccccgcccccaactTCCTCCACGGTCCTGGGTCACAAAGGCGGTTGCCAGGCGCCTGATGGTGAAAAGATACGGCCCGGAAACAGCAGCTGCCACTCTGCAGCGTATGGCCTGTGGAGTTCAGCAGGTGAGCCCCCAGCCCGGATGGTGGGACCGGGCCTGGGCTCCCACTGCCACCTCCACCTCCGCCTCCACAGCCAGAGCCTTCTGGCTCCCGCCCCCGGGTCGGGACCCCCGGGAAACAAGCcccttctggctgggaggggaaAGCTACCCCTTCACCGGGTAGCTTCAGCTCGTCTGGATCGCAGTTTACAAGGACCTCAGTGGCACTTTGACGCTGCCTTCCCCTTTCCCAGGTGGGGAAATTGTGCAACCAGGCTTCTTGGAACAGGAAGAATGGTATGAAGGGGAAACCTTTTTGGCCAGAACAAGGGGTTCCCTACCTGGGAGTTATTAGAGCAACTTGAACGGACTCCCTAGGTTCAGTCCCTCATGGAGTGGATGACAGTGACAACAGAGAGGTGGGAGTCTGAACCATCTTTATGTAAAGCTTGCTGAAAACGGTGGAAAGACCTGTCAGAAGCCCTTCTCATCTCATATTGGTTTTGCTGAATACTTAGGCTGGACATTtgacaaaatagtttttaaattattattttttttacctctggCTCTTTTTGCTCTTAGGAGTTGAGTCAGGAAAAGGGTGATGggatcaaatttatttatttattttgtcatatgCTAAGAGGTATTACCACCCACTACCCCACCTTGCCATGGTAGTGTACCAGAGTAGCACTGATCTTGGATGTATGTTCTTAGGGTCATGATCTCAAGCATCAGAAGCCTTTGGTAGGCTGTTAGTAAGTATTTCTTGGGGGTCAGTTTCTCATTCTAATTCAGTCCAGTCATTTGAACTCAGTAGGCAAAAGGGCCTGCATAGGTCAGGTGAGACACACCACTTGAAGGAAATCTCTTTTATACTAACCAGTGTTGGGGCAGGTTTTCTGGTTTgaaatgtccttttaaaaaatgaactttacTGTCTCACAAACTATGGTGGAAGTGTCAACTTTTCACAGCAATCCTGGATGGAATAAAATCTGCAGCTGTTCCCttttgtgggagaagagagaagggacagaaatACACTTGGCTAGAAAGAAAAGGGATCTGCTATGTCCCTTAACATGATAGCTCATGCTGAAAAAAATGTTAGCTTCTCCTGAATTCAGGAAAACCCTTTTTATACTAGCAATTTTAAGGTAGGCTGATGGAAAATCCAAATTCTACTTGGATATATTTTGAGTCAGTAACACCTTCCCAGCCTTTTATTttcaaggggaaaagaaaaataaagctcttACCCAGTGGGTTTCCCATAGATaagacaacaaaaaacaaagcacacctacaagaactagaaaaatctttagaaatttttaaagactgGCCTTTGGGACCATTTCCCCCTCCCAGGCTGGTGTAATTCCTCTGGGGTGGTATGTAAGTAGCTCAGGGCTCTGAGAAAATGGCTCCCTTGTGTTTGAAAACAGATTTTTAGGGCCAAGAGGAGACTGTCTTCATAATTATGAATAGTGAAAGCTGAAGTTCTTTAAAAGGAACAGGATAAGTTCTCAAACTGTAAGTGCATCAGAATTCCCAGAGGGTTTGTTTAAGCACAGATTGCAGGACCCtatccccagagtttctgattctatAGGTCTGACATGGgacccaagaatttgcatttctaccgTGTTGTTACCAGATGACACTGAAGGTGCTAGTTCTGGGATCATACTTTGAGGACCACTGGTATAAAGTACATGGAATTCAGAGCCACAAATATTTGGTAAGATGTGGCCTTTCTGAACTTCTAACCACGATTAAAATCTCATCATGAAGTGCCAGTAGCCTCTGCAACCTCAGAGGTGTAGATTTTGTCTTTAGCAGTTACCAACACAGCACAGGTACTAATGGTGAACTGGAATATTCCATTTAGAAAAGCTCTACGGGGTAGGCAAAAGAAGGTTTATAGTTTTGAGTACAAGAAAGTTTATTCTTACATtactttattattgtattatttactatatattattattaacctacttctgcccacccctgtatttcctcatctgtaaaatgggttaaaACTTACATTCAGAGGCTTGTGATAAGGTTGAATAAAGTTTTAGTCCACATATCATTTGACAGATTCAATACTTGTTACCATCCCTTACTACTTTTTATAGATACTGGTACTCTAACATCTAATGGATTCTGTTCCTGGGAACTAGAGTAAGTTAAAGTCATTATGAGACAAAGAGATGTGAATTTGAACAGCCATGCACTCACCAAAACCATGGTAGGGAAATTCCATGTTCTGATTCCTTTCCTTTAGAACTATCCATGGCTGGATACCAGCTCTGGTCACCATGGACCCCACTGGATGAGAGCTTCCAATGGCTGCGGCATACAACACCTACACCCTCTTCCAAGCACCCCTTTAGGGTTTCCCCCTGCTTCCCAAACACCCCTTCTGACATTGAAGTGCAGCTGTGCTTTCAAGAGGTCACTCTAGTCCTAGACAGCCCATTCCTGGAACCTGGGGTGAGTCCCAAGTTACCCTGCCATACATCAGAGCTCCGAACCATGAACAACAAGAAAGGGCTGGTCAGGAAGCCTCAGCCTGTCCGCCTCAATGGAGTGGATTCAGTCTTTGGCAGGGTCATCACGGCTCAGCCCCCAAAGTGGACTGGGACCT
It includes:
- the FANCD2OS gene encoding FANCD2 opposite strand protein, which produces MKGKPFWPEQGLSMAGYQLWSPWTPLDESFQWLRHTTPTPSSKHPFRVSPCFPNTPSDIEVQLCFQEVTLVLDSPFLEPGVSPKLPCHTSELRTMNNKKGLVRKPQPVRLNGVDSVFGRVITAQPPKWTGTFRVSDKSAFCKIISREHQWPTGLKEPQIQMTVTMCKQMLRSILLLYATYKKCTFALQHSK